One window from the genome of Streptomyces cadmiisoli encodes:
- a CDS encoding glycosyltransferase has product MASRPSRHGGGTTGSRSAARRRRLPLRHLLPLLALAALMAMLMLRGYVNSEILADHRVRPPAATDRVPEEILRGGPVIDTRSGRTTTLRVPDHRLVLTFDDGPDPVWTPKVLDVLRQHDAHAVFFVTGTMASRHPDLVARMVREGHEVGLHTFNHPDLSYQSKQRIDWELSQNQLAISGAAGIRTSLFRPPYSSFSAAMDNESWPVTEYIGRRGYITVVNDADSEDWRRPGTAEIIRRATPADGKGAIVLMHDSGGDRSQTVAALDRFLPDMKARGYEFDNLTEALDAPSAHTPVTGLDLWKGKAWVLLVQASAGITDGLVIGLAVIGTLVIARFVLMLLLSALHARRVRRPGFRWGPPVTEPVSVLVPAYNEAKCIENTVRSLTASEHPIEVIVVDDGSSDGTARIVEAMGLPGVRVVRQLNAGKPAALNRGLANARHDIVVMMDGDTVFEPSTVRELVQPFGDPRVGAVAGNAKVGNRDSLIGAWQHIEYVMGFNLDRRMYDVLRCMPTIPGAVGAFRRSALERVGGMSDDTLAEDTDITMALHRDGWRVVYAENARAWTEAPESVQQLWSQRYRWSYGTMQAMWKHRRALLDRGPSGRFGRVGLPLVSLFMVLAPLLAPLIDVFLLYGLIFGPTGKTIGAWLGVLAIQLFCAAYAFRLDRERMTHLITLPLQQLLYRQLMYVVLLQSWITALTGGRLRWQKLRRTGVVGAPVGAEPSPRAARNEERRPVG; this is encoded by the coding sequence ATGGCATCCCGCCCCAGCCGTCACGGGGGCGGCACGACCGGGAGCCGCTCGGCCGCCCGGCGTCGCCGACTGCCCCTGCGCCACCTGCTTCCCCTGCTCGCCCTCGCCGCCCTGATGGCGATGCTGATGCTGCGCGGCTACGTGAACAGCGAGATCCTCGCCGATCACCGTGTCCGCCCGCCGGCCGCCACCGACCGCGTGCCCGAGGAGATCCTGCGCGGCGGCCCCGTCATCGACACCCGCAGCGGGCGCACCACCACCCTGCGCGTGCCCGACCACCGCCTCGTCCTCACCTTCGACGACGGCCCCGACCCCGTCTGGACCCCCAAGGTCCTCGACGTGCTCCGGCAGCACGACGCGCACGCCGTCTTCTTCGTCACCGGCACCATGGCCTCGCGCCACCCCGACCTCGTCGCCCGCATGGTGCGCGAGGGCCACGAGGTCGGCCTGCACACGTTCAACCACCCCGACCTGTCGTACCAGTCGAAACAGCGCATCGACTGGGAGCTGTCCCAGAACCAGCTCGCGATATCCGGCGCGGCCGGCATCCGCACCTCCCTGTTCCGGCCGCCGTACTCCTCCTTCTCCGCCGCCATGGACAACGAGTCCTGGCCGGTGACCGAGTACATCGGCCGGCGCGGCTACATCACCGTCGTCAACGACGCCGACAGCGAGGACTGGCGCAGGCCCGGCACCGCCGAGATCATCCGCCGCGCCACTCCGGCCGACGGCAAGGGCGCGATCGTGCTGATGCACGACTCCGGCGGCGACCGCAGCCAGACCGTGGCGGCACTGGACCGGTTCCTGCCGGACATGAAGGCCCGCGGGTACGAGTTCGACAACCTCACCGAGGCCCTCGACGCCCCCAGCGCCCACACCCCGGTCACCGGACTCGACCTGTGGAAGGGCAAGGCCTGGGTCCTCCTGGTCCAGGCCTCGGCCGGGATCACGGACGGACTCGTGATCGGCCTGGCGGTGATCGGGACCCTGGTCATCGCCCGCTTCGTCCTGATGCTCCTCCTGTCCGCCCTGCACGCGCGCCGGGTGCGCCGCCCCGGCTTCCGCTGGGGACCGCCGGTCACCGAACCCGTGTCGGTGCTGGTACCGGCGTACAACGAGGCCAAGTGCATCGAGAACACCGTCCGTTCCCTGACGGCGAGCGAGCATCCGATCGAGGTGATCGTCGTCGACGACGGCTCCTCCGACGGCACGGCCCGCATCGTCGAGGCGATGGGCCTGCCCGGCGTGCGGGTCGTCCGCCAGCTCAACGCGGGCAAACCGGCCGCGCTCAACCGCGGACTGGCCAACGCCCGGCACGACATCGTCGTGATGATGGACGGCGACACCGTCTTCGAACCCTCCACCGTCCGCGAACTCGTCCAGCCCTTCGGCGACCCGCGCGTCGGCGCGGTCGCGGGCAACGCGAAGGTCGGCAACCGGGACTCGCTGATCGGCGCCTGGCAGCACATCGAGTACGTGATGGGCTTCAACCTGGACCGCCGCATGTACGACGTCCTGCGCTGCATGCCGACGATCCCGGGCGCCGTCGGGGCGTTCCGCCGCTCGGCGCTGGAGCGGGTCGGCGGGATGAGCGACGACACCCTCGCCGAGGACACCGACATCACCATGGCGCTGCACCGCGACGGCTGGCGGGTCGTCTACGCGGAGAACGCCCGCGCCTGGACCGAGGCCCCGGAGTCCGTCCAGCAGCTGTGGTCCCAGCGCTACCGCTGGTCGTACGGCACCATGCAGGCGATGTGGAAGCACCGTCGCGCCCTGCTCGACCGGGGTCCCTCGGGCCGCTTCGGCCGCGTCGGCCTGCCGCTGGTGTCGCTGTTCATGGTCCTCGCGCCGCTGCTGGCCCCGCTGATCGACGTGTTCCTGCTGTACGGCCTGATCTTCGGCCCGACCGGCAAGACGATCGGCGCCTGGCTGGGCGTTCTCGCCATCCAGCTGTTCTGCGCGGCCTACGCCTTCCGGCTGGACCGCGAACGCATGACGCACCTGATCACCCTGCCGCTCCAGCAGCTCCTCTACCGGCAGCTGATGTACGTCGTCCTGCTCCAGTCCTGGATCACCGCCCTCACCGGCGGCCGCCTGCGCTGGCAGAAGCTGCGGCGGACCGGTGTGGTCGGTGCGCCGGTCGGCGCGGAACCGAGCCCGCGCGCGGCACGGAACGAGGAGCGGAGGCCGGTGGGATGA